A region from the Drosophila ananassae strain 14024-0371.13 chromosome 2L, ASM1763931v2, whole genome shotgun sequence genome encodes:
- the LOC6501333 gene encoding DNA-binding protein Ets97D → MESTNDLTDELIRRLSVSGVLEEVIPSNMFEETNIYDDSNDVETEAEPDDIIIVHMDIREPLSTLKKLVERKIGVVLNYYSFWLQDAQELEPHKNLVDQCVKGEGLVQINVQIQTIHKRINIADVLKPTEAALAALATEEPVGQLSPPDTSSIRSSPSESPIKTTGIKRSLSEDEFMESGKDVKPVLNWVLDSKFKREQARLKIPEAAIEWSQAHVTHWLEWAVKQFDLRGINMNDWKINGQELCAMTHEEFSKKLPRDPGNVFWTHLQLLKECNFVSVVHKQVEEQRKPKQPKLGDAASLEQRIMRKSLQKASEGNAITPVKSSPSPGSPTNYTSIGSGNNGQVQLWQFLLEILTDCEHTDIIEWVGTEGEFKLTDPDLVARLWGEKKNKPAMNYEKLSRALRYYYDGDMISKVSGKRFAYKFDCDLKLLIGYDACELSRLVNERKRSPARRLSLEAGKEDT, encoded by the exons ATGGAGAGCACCAACGACCTCACAGACGAGCTAATACGGCGTCTTAGTGTGAGCGGAGTGCTAG AGGAGGTTATTCCGAGCAACATGTTCGAGGAGACGAACATCTACGACGACAGCAACGACGTGGAGACGGAGGCGGAGCCCGATGACATAATCATAGTGCACATGGACATCCGGGAACCGCTCAGCACCCTCAA GAAACTTGTTGAGCGCAAAATAGGGGTTGTTCTGAACTACTACTCCTTTTGGTTACAAGATGCGCAAGAG CTGGAGCCGCACAAGAACCTGGTGGATCAATGCGTCAAAGGAGAGGGCTTAGTGCAGATAAACGTACAAATTCAAACCATACACAAACGCATCAACATTGCAGATGTCCTCAAGCCCACGGAAGCAGCTCTGGCTGCGCTAGCCACCGAGGAGCCGGTCGGTCAACTTTCTCCCCCGGACACGTCTAGCATACGAAGTTCTCCCAGCGAAAGCCCCATCAAAACGACGGGCATCAAGCGTAGCCTGTCCGAAGATGAATTCATGGAATCGGGCAAGGACGTGAAGCCTGTATTGAACTGGGTACTGGACAGCAAGTTCAAGCGGGAACAAGCGCGCTTGAAAATCCCTGAGGCTGCCATCGAATGGTCACAGGCTCACGTCACTCACTGGCTGGAGTGGGCTGTGAAACAGTTTGACCTGCGAGGCATTAACATGAACGACTGGAAGATCAACGGCCAGGAACTGTGCGCCATGACCCACGAAGAGTTCAGCAAAAAGCTGCCACGCGATCCGGGCAACGTGTTCTGGACGCATCTGCAGCTTCTCAAAGAGTGCAACTTTGTGTCCGTGGTACACAAGCAAGTGGAGGAGCAACGGAAGCCCAAGCAACCGAAATTGGGTGATGCAGCCTCGTTGGAACAACGAATCATGCGGAAATCTCTTCAAAAAGCCAGCGAAGGTAATGCCATCACGCCTGTGAAAAGTTCTCCCTCGCCCGGAAGCCCCACAAATTACACCAGCATTGGATCGGGAAACAATGGACAAGTACAACTCTGGCAGTTTCTTCTGGAAATACTCACAGACTGCGAGCACACGGACATCATTGAGTGGGTGGGCACCGAGGGCGAGTTCAAGCTGACCGATCCGGATCTCGTGGCCCGTCTTTGGggtgagaaaaaaaacaaacccgCCATGAACTATGAAAAACTTTCAAGGGCGCTGCGCTACTACTACGACGGAGATATGATCTCCAAGGTGTCTGGCAAGCGCTTCGCCTACAAATTCGACTGCGACTTGAAGCTACTCATCGGCTACGACGCGTGCGAGTTGTCCAGGCTGGTGAATGAGCGGAAGAGGTCGCCCGCACGGAGGTTATCGCTGGAAGCTGGCAAAGAGGAT